The following is a genomic window from Candidatus Zixiibacteriota bacterium.
AATCCTCGATCAATGATAATTCCTTGGTGGCTTCGACAAAATTAATCTGTTCGATTACGAAGGCATAAAGCCGGGAGAGATTTCGGGCAATTTCGCCGCCCTTCTCCTCATCGAGAGTCGTATAGAGATGGACCACGAACTTTTTGGCTTTTTCCATCTTCCCTTGAGCGGCATCGAATTCATTCTCGCGATAACATGCTACGGCCTCGCGAAGGTTGCCTATGGCGCCGTCATAAACCTTGACAACCAGCTCCGGGGCGGATTTCCCCAGAGTATCCACGGCCTTATAGTTTTGTAAACCTTTTTGCATTAATCTGATCCTAATATTTGACTCCAATTACTACTTAGATTTGCCAGTTGTGTATCGAGATATGTTCCCACCGATTGATACTCCGATATAGCGGTTTCCATTGCCTGGAATTTAGTATACAGGTCTTCCCTTCTCAGTTCCAGGCGCTCATTGAAATCCTCTATCTGTCCGTCAATCTCTTCTATTTGTTTATTAAGAGCCGAAGTCCGGCGGGCAATCGAACCGTCGATACTCTTGGTAATATTTTCCAGCGTGCTATCCATCTTGGTCGAGAGTCCCTGTGTAACGGTAACGGTCGCTTCGGCACTGCCTGACACCAGTTGACTCCTTGACATGGTCACCTTCAGCTTCAGTCCGGCCGTTGTCGCATTATCATCATTCCCGGTTAGAATCTGCCCTTTGCCGGTGGTTGCCTCACCATTGATGGTCCCTGCCACATCATCACCGTTATGCACCATACCCGAGGCCAGTCCCAATTTTGAGAATGCACTGTTGGAGATGGCGGTCATCATCTGCACGCTTGAAGTTGAACCATATGATCCACTGGTTAATTTAAGATAGCCGCCGCCGTTGAGTTGTTCCACCCATTCAACAGTTACGCCGCGGCCTTTTAACTTGGAATCAGCGTCAAGCCTGGTCTGAACCTCATTGGCCAGATCCTCACCGGAAACATAAGTTCTTTCCGAAAGAACCAGTTCGTTCGATACCATTCCATCCACCTTTATCTGGAGCCGATTGTTGCTACTATCCAGGGTCAGCGCCGTGCCGGCCGGGTCAATACTTGTGCCCTGATAATAACCGCGCGTGGCCACCTGGGTGATATCTACATCAAAAGCCGTACCCGGCTTGGTATCGGTTCCGGCCGAAACGAATTCGATGTACGGACTCGATGATTCGGCCGAATCGGTGAATAGCTTTAAAAAGCTGTCGAAGTTACCTGTAAGCGCCTCGGTCAGAAGAGATGAATTGGTGATACTCAATTTACCATCGATCCCGGAACGTATGCCGATCGAAGCCAAACTCCTAATATCACCGGTCAGCTCATTGATAGCCAGTGCGGCCGAAGACCGCAGGCTGGATTGCATTACCTGAAGTGAATAATCGGCAAATAGAATTCCGGACTCTTCGGTATCCTGATCATAGGTAAATTGATTGTCGATAAAATCCATGATATCATTATATTTACTGATAAAATCGGTAATCATGGTCTTGATGCCGTCGGTATCGATTGAGGTATTGATTGAAACCGTTTCGCCGGATTCTGTCAGCTTGGCCACCTTCAGGCTCAATCCGGGAATTACTTCTTTGAATTCATTGGTGCTGGAATTGATGACGATCGATGATCCGCCGGAATCAGTGTCACCACCGATTTCAATCGTGGCATCGCTGGCTTTCTGGAGGACCGGCGAAAAAGCCGTTACCTGGAAGGTATCTCCCCCGGTCAGCCTTCCCGAAGATAAGGATAATTTGAGTCCATCCGCACCTTCACCGACAAGTTCGACCTCACTATCAGCCTGAGTGACCTGAATCGACCCGGAATTGGTGCCGTCACTCCAATTAATGGTAATAATATCCGATCCGATTGTCTGCGCTCCGCTACCATCCACGGTAAAGGTATATACTTTATTTTTACATCCGGAATATGAGGCCGATGAGCCAAGAGCGACGGCGGCAGTGGAAGTGGTTGCGAATGATATCTCTTCGGGGGTATCAAAGGAGCTATTGACATAATCCAGAGTTTCGCCGCCTTCCAGCGAGACATTCAATTTTATGGAGTTGGTTTGCCCGGTTTTGTCGGCTGTTAAAAGCAGGCGGTACGGATTAGATGAAGACCCATCATTTATTACTGATGCGGTTACACCGACATCGGCATTGTTAATAGCGTCTTTGATACCGATCAAGTTATTATTTCCGTCATCGATACTGATGGTCGTAAGACTGGCATCGCCAACAGCCAGTTGAATAGTCCCCGTTCCAAAGATATTGGAAGTAGCGTCATCGACTCCCTGCGAGGCGAGTTGATGATTATGGG
Proteins encoded in this region:
- a CDS encoding flagellar protein FliS, with the protein product MQKGLQNYKAVDTLGKSAPELVVKVYDGAIGNLREAVACYRENEFDAAQGKMEKAKKFVVHLYTTLDEEKGGEIARNLSRLYAFVIEQINFVEATKELSLIEDSIIVLNNIREGWVQLAEEYKRNSRSLTEKTNAAKNTDSVSLSV
- the fliD gene encoding flagellar filament capping protein FliD, which produces MPGTQTIEGLASNLDITEMVDTLMSFEKVEVTYMEQEKELKTQQVAAYNAVLAKFIALQTQIKLLKKESSYNKANIEISDPDVLSATATDRVTSGSYNLRVTSLAHNHQLASQGVDDATSNIFGTGTIQLAVGDASLTTISIDDGNNNLIGIKDAINNADVGVTASVINDGSSSNPYRLLLTADKTGQTNSIKLNVSLEGGETLDYVNSSFDTPEEISFATTSTAAVALGSSASYSGCKNKVYTFTVDGSGAQTIGSDIITINWSDGTNSGSIQVTQADSEVELVGEGADGLKLSLSSGRLTGGDTFQVTAFSPVLQKASDATIEIGGDTDSGGSSIVINSSTNEFKEVIPGLSLKVAKLTESGETVSINTSIDTDGIKTMITDFISKYNDIMDFIDNQFTYDQDTEESGILFADYSLQVMQSSLRSSAALAINELTGDIRSLASIGIRSGIDGKLSITNSSLLTEALTGNFDSFLKLFTDSAESSSPYIEFVSAGTDTKPGTAFDVDITQVATRGYYQGTSIDPAGTALTLDSSNNRLQIKVDGMVSNELVLSERTYVSGEDLANEVQTRLDADSKLKGRGVTVEWVEQLNGGGYLKLTSGSYGSTSSVQMMTAISNSAFSKLGLASGMVHNGDDVAGTINGEATTGKGQILTGNDDNATTAGLKLKVTMSRSQLVSGSAEATVTVTQGLSTKMDSTLENITKSIDGSIARRTSALNKQIEEIDGQIEDFNERLELRREDLYTKFQAMETAISEYQSVGTYLDTQLANLSSNWSQILGSD